From a single Eisenibacter elegans DSM 3317 genomic region:
- a CDS encoding M23 family metallopeptidase, with amino-acid sequence MLLNRTFEAYFHHSYWLIVHCLLLTLGFVASFSLTALQAQQYTFPVNPGKTAYLAGNVGEVRGSHLHAGLDIVALVGTPVYASADGYVSRIGVSSYGYGKVLYLTHPTTGHQTVYGHLDGFAASVADYVVAKHYALRENILDLTLKPDELPVKQGQIIAYVGNTGASAGAHLHYEIRTLDDVVLNPARVGGFQKELPKDKLPPVITYIAITPLSVDARVQGQFETLTLPVRGKGKGKFVLDKPIDIWGEVGISIVTYDVANNASNTYATTNIELLVDGKSHFRADLNRIPLNQGRSALVHMDYPLNRRTGQGFQRCYVANGNEMTDNYRVADALKGRIALRDKRSRQIVLKASDTYGNESTLSLSLQGAPPVAQPKFSPAQSPLKPQLQYSIVGNILKIEGQNLKQGGEKAQLYFFGTPLDLPLAYTKQQTSVYLWNLAHGLPEEIAVGPIRIPTYFKMLVPSQTSAFYADDELEISFEPQTLFDTLYLEVERRAEGWRINAPEIPLRTHIQVGLRKHTLQPKQAAYYLSGGSSAMQRSYNQEGILTFDTRVLGTFDLLTDKTPPKITLHQRSPQQISFKISDDLSGIKSYQATIDGQYVLLDYEHKQKLLKTALPPNIQRLKGNFVLTVTDEVGNQQTYTTDF; translated from the coding sequence ATGCTCCTAAACCGCACCTTCGAAGCCTATTTCCATCATAGTTATTGGCTGATAGTTCATTGCTTGCTATTGACCTTAGGGTTTGTCGCTAGTTTTTCCCTCACAGCCCTACAAGCACAACAATACACCTTCCCGGTCAATCCGGGCAAAACAGCCTACCTTGCCGGTAACGTCGGCGAAGTGCGTGGCAGCCATCTCCACGCCGGGCTAGACATTGTGGCCCTCGTAGGAACACCTGTCTATGCCTCTGCTGATGGTTACGTATCGCGGATTGGGGTATCTTCGTATGGCTACGGCAAGGTACTCTACCTCACACACCCTACTACCGGCCATCAGACCGTCTATGGCCACCTCGACGGCTTTGCGGCTTCTGTTGCCGATTATGTAGTAGCCAAACATTATGCCCTGCGCGAAAACATCCTCGACCTGACACTCAAACCCGACGAGTTGCCCGTCAAACAAGGGCAAATCATCGCCTATGTGGGCAATACCGGAGCATCGGCAGGAGCACACCTGCACTACGAAATCCGCACCCTCGACGATGTAGTCCTCAACCCGGCCAGGGTAGGGGGCTTTCAAAAAGAGCTGCCCAAGGATAAACTCCCCCCCGTGATTACCTATATTGCCATTACGCCCCTCAGTGTGGATGCCCGCGTGCAGGGGCAGTTCGAAACCCTCACCCTACCTGTGAGAGGCAAGGGCAAAGGAAAATTTGTCCTCGATAAGCCCATCGACATTTGGGGAGAGGTCGGTATCAGTATCGTTACCTATGATGTAGCCAACAATGCCTCCAACACCTATGCGACTACCAATATCGAGCTGTTGGTAGACGGTAAGTCGCACTTCCGTGCCGACCTCAACCGCATTCCCCTCAACCAAGGCCGCAGCGCCTTAGTACATATGGACTACCCGCTCAATCGGCGCACAGGGCAGGGCTTTCAGCGCTGTTATGTGGCCAATGGCAATGAGATGACAGACAACTACCGCGTGGCCGATGCCCTCAAAGGCCGTATTGCCTTACGCGACAAACGCAGCCGCCAAATCGTATTGAAGGCCTCCGACACCTACGGCAATGAGAGCACATTGAGCCTGAGCCTACAGGGAGCTCCTCCGGTTGCACAGCCTAAGTTTAGCCCCGCCCAAAGCCCGCTCAAACCCCAACTACAATACAGTATTGTGGGCAATATACTTAAGATAGAAGGCCAAAATCTCAAACAAGGCGGCGAAAAAGCCCAACTGTATTTCTTTGGTACGCCTCTAGACCTCCCTTTGGCCTATACCAAACAGCAGACCAGTGTGTATCTTTGGAACCTAGCCCACGGCCTGCCCGAAGAGATTGCCGTAGGCCCTATCCGCATTCCAACATACTTCAAGATGCTTGTCCCGAGCCAAACCAGTGCCTTTTATGCAGACGATGAGCTCGAAATCAGCTTTGAACCCCAAACGCTCTTCGACACCCTCTACCTCGAAGTAGAACGCCGCGCAGAGGGATGGCGCATCAACGCCCCCGAAATCCCCTTACGCACGCACATACAGGTAGGCTTGCGCAAACACACCCTTCAGCCAAAACAAGCAGCCTATTACCTCTCCGGAGGGAGCTCAGCCATGCAACGCAGCTACAACCAAGAGGGCATCTTGACATTTGACACCCGCGTGTTGGGTACATTCGACCTCTTGACAGACAAAACCCCGCCCAAAATCACACTACACCAGCGCAGCCCACAGCAAATCAGTTTCAAAATCAGCGATGACCTATCAGGCATCAAAAGCTATCAGGCAACCATTGATGGCCAATATGTGTTACTCGATTATGAGCACAAACAAAAGCTCCTCAAGACTGCCTTGCCACCCAACATACAGCGCCTCAAAGGCAACTTTGTCTTGACTGTAACTGATGAGGTCGGCAATCAACAGACTTATACCACCGATTTTTAA